TCTATCGGTCCAAGGGCCTGCCCGAGGACCAGGCGCGCGCGTTTGCCGCGCGACTGATCGCCGACCCGAGCGCGGCGATCGACACGCTGGCGCGCGAGGAGCTCGGCTTCGATCCGGCCGAGCTCGGCGGGTCGGCGTGGGAGGCGGCAGCGACGTCGTTCGCGTTGTTCGCCGTCGGCGCCGTCATCCCGGTCGCCCCGTTCGCGCTGCTCGCCGGCAACACCGCCGTCGTCGTCAGCCTGGTGGCCAGCGCGCTCGGCCTGTTCGGGATCGGCGCGGCGATCACGCTGATGACCGGGCGGAGCGTCTGGGCGTCGGGCTTCCGGCAGGTGCTGTTCGGGCTGGCTGCGGCGGGGGTGACGTTCGGGGTGGGGCGGTTGATCGGGGTGGCGATTGCAGGGTAGGGCCTGACGGCCCTACTTCGCTCCCTGCAGCTCGCGCATGTAGGCCACCAGGTCCAACAGGTCCGCGTCCACCAAGACCGGGTTCCCGCCCTTCGGCGGCATCGCCACGCCCGTCGTGTTCAGCGGATCGCCGGCGTCGCGGCCGACCTTCAGGAACGCGACGAGTTCGTCGTCGGTCTTGTCCTTGACGAATGCGCTGGCCGTGATGTCCTTGCCGAGGTTCGGAAGGCCTTTGGCGTCCGGCCCGTGGCAGGCAGCGCACGTGACGAACAGCTCCTTGCCGTGCGCGGCGTCGCCTGACGAAGCGGCCGGCGCGGCGTCGTCCGCTGGCGCTTCGGCGGCTGTCGATGCCGCACCCTCGCGGGCGAGTCGGGCGGCCTCCTCGGTCTCCATCGGCACGCCGCACGCCGTGGCGAGCGCGGCCACGAGCAGCGCGCCGGCGAGGGCGCGGGCGGCGGGTCGGCGGTGGGGTTGGATCGTCGTCGGGCGGGTCATCGAAATCTCCTCGGTGCGGTACTTGAACGCGATTATAGATTATACCGGTCCGGCGCTGGCAACGCGCCGGGCGACCGGCGTATCATCCCGATAAGGAGGGGGTGCCGCATCCGCCACCGGACTCCTTCTCTGACTGGCCACTTGGCCACCGCACGGAATCCTGGCGGCCCAGGTCGGCCGAAGCACCGGAGATTGCCTTCACCGTGGGTCCGGGTCGATGAGCGTTTCGCGCGACAACGCCCCCGAAGCCGCACTTCGTGAGAGCGAGGACCGCTTCCAGGTGCTCGTCGATGCTGCGCCGGTGGCGATCCTGATCGTCGACGACGACGGCCGGATCATGCTGGCGAATGCCGGCGCCGAGGCGATTTTCGGCTACGCACGCAGCGAGGTCATCGGCCGGCCGGTCGAAGTCCTCGTTCCGTCGGCCGCCCGCGCGGCGCACGAGCGCCATCGGGCCGGCTATAGCACTGCGCCGCGCGCCCGTCCGATGGGCATCGGCATCGAGCTCGAGGGCCTGCGGCGCGACGGGCGGACGTTTCCGATCGAGGTCGGGCTCAGCGTCGCCCAGGCGCAGGGCCGGACCCAGGTCATCGCCTTCATCACCGACATCACGGCGCGCAAGCAGGCCGAGCGGGCGATCCTGGACGAGCGGAGCCGGCTGGCGCGCGACCTGCACGACGCCGTCACGCAATCGCTTTTCTCCGCCAGCCTGATCGCCGACGTGCTGCCGCGGCTCTGGGAGCGGGACGCCGTCGAGGGACGGCGCCGCCTGGAGGAACTGCGCGCCCTGACGCGCGGCGCGCTGGCGGAGATGCGCATCCTCTTGCTGGAATTGCGCCCGGGTGCGCTGACGGAGGTGCCGCTGGCCGAGCTGCTGCGGCACGTGGCCGACGCGTCGACGAACCGCACGCCGATCGGGCTCGACCTGCGCGTGGATGGGGACGGCGTGCTGCCGCCCGACGTCCAGATCGGCCTCTTCCGCATCGTCCAGGAAGCGCTGAACAACGTCGCCCGCCACGCGAACGCGCGCGGCGTGACGATCCGCTTGGACCAGCGCGCCGGCCACGTCGAACTCGAGGTGGCGGACGATGGCGTCGGCTTCGATCCGGCGTCCGTCGACGCCTCGCACCTCGGCCTGCGGATCATGCGCGAGCGGGCGGAGGCGATCGGCGCGGCGATCGTTGTCGACGGCCGTTGCGGCGGCAGCGCCGGCGGGAGCGGCACGCGGGTGGCGGTCCGTTGGTCGGTCGGCGATGCAGGAGGCGACGCGTGACCGAAGCCCATGCGGGTTCCGATGCGCGCGAGCGTGCTGCCGGGCGCCCGACGATCCGGGTGATGATCGTCGACGACCACCGCATCGTCCGCAGCGGCCTGGCTGCGTTCCTCTCGGCGTTCGACGACCTTGATCTCGTTGCCGAGGCGGGCAGCGGCGACGAGGCGCTGCGGGTCTGCCCGATCGCCCGGCCGGATGTCGTGCTCATGGACTTGGTCATGCCGGGGCTCGACGGGGCCACGACGACGCGGCTGCTGCGCGAACGGCATCCGTTCGTGCAGGTCGTGGCGCTCACGAGCTTCCCGGAGGCGGACCTCGTGGCGTCGGTCCTGCGCGCCGGCGCGCTGAGCTACCTCCTCAAGAGCATCTCGGCGATCGACCTGGCCGAGGCGATCCGCGCCGCCCATGCCGGCCGGACGACGCTGGCGCCGGAGGCCGCCCAGGCGCTCGTCCAGGCGACGGCGCATCCGAACGAAATCGTGAGCGACCTCACCGAGCGCGAGCACGAGGTGCTCGGGCTGCTGGTCGAGGGCTTTCCAACCCCGACATCGCCGCGCGGCTCATCGTCAGCCGCTCGACGGTCAAGGCGCACGTCAGCACGGTGTTGTCCAAGCTGGGCGTCGCGAATCGGACCGAGGCGGTGTCGCTGGCACTGCAGCGGGGGCTCGTGCGGCGCTGATCGGCGAGTGGGCAGCCGATGGCTCTTGCGATCGCCGTCACGATCTCCCCCAACTGGCCACTCCAACCCTGTCCAACTGCCCGGTCTCGCCGGGCGGCGCCCGCGGTAGCATCGATCGTCACGGTGCCGAGTGCGTCGGGCAGCGGACGGGTCGGGCTGACTGCGGATTCGGCCGATGTCGGATCATGCGGCTGAGAGATCGGACGGGCGGGTGGGGATCTACTTGGCGGATGCGGACCGGAACGTACGGTCGGCGATGCGGCTCCTGCTCGAGCACGCGGCCGACCACCGTGTCGTTGGGGAGGCGGCGGATGCGCCGACGCTGCTCGCCGGACTCGTCATCGTGCTCCCGCGCCTTGTCATCGTCGACTGGGCGCTTCCCGGACTGCCGCGCCACGATCCGCTGCGCCCGCTCGTCGACGGCCAGCCGGGCTGCGCGTGGTCGTGATCAGCGCCCGCCCCGGCGACGGCGACGCGAGTCGACAGGCCGGGGCGGACGGGTTCGTGTGCAAGCTGGAGCCGCCGGAGCGGTTGCTGGGGGTGGTGGCGGGGTTGATGGGGGGAGGGTAGGCGGTCTTCGGAGCCCTGGCGGGGGATCAGGAACTGGCATGACGGGCGAGAGTCGGATACGACAGGTCACCCGCTGCTCTCGCCAGACCAGAGCCCACCGTTTCATGCGTCTCGACCGACACGGCGTAGTCGACCCCCGGCACGTCGAAGCCGAACAGCTGGCGGAACGCCTGCCTGCATTCGGCCCAGTCCGTGAGCGCATACAGGTTCGCGGTGTCGAGCTGCGGCCAGCGCGCAGCGATCTCGGTCTGGATTTCAGCCGCAAGCTCGCGATCGTCCAGGCGGATGCGGTCTTCGGCGTCGAGCGTCGGCTCGACGCCAGGGGCGAGGTGATCGCGGAACAGTCGCATGATTTGGTCGATGGCCTCCTCGTGGACGCCGTGCTCTCTCATCACGGCGTACGTCGTGCTCACGTAGAGCGGGAAGATCGGGATCGCCATCGCCGCCTGGGTGATGACCGACTTGTTGACCGACGCGTAGCACCGTCCGCCGATCGCCGGCCGAAGGCGCGCGTCGAGGCGACGGCAGGTGGCCTCCATGTCCGCCTTGGCCCGGCCCATCGTGCCGCGCAGGTAGAACGGTTGCGTGAGGTCGGTCCGCTGTAGGAGTAGGCGATCACGCGTGCGTTGCGGGCGAGTAGGCCGGTGTGGAGCAACGCCGTCACCCAGCGCTCGAGGTCGCTGCCGCCCATGACGGCGATCGTGTCGGCGATCTCCCGTTCGCTGGCGCTCGGAACTTCGATCGGCACGACCTCCTCGGTGCGCAGGTTGATCGTCTTCTCGGTCGCCGGTCCGCCGATCGTCTTCAGCACCGAACGGTGGGTCACGCCCGACACGGGATCGGTTCGCATCAGCGCCGCCAAGCTGTAGATGACGAGGTCGACGGTCCCAAGCCGCGCCCTCAGGTGCGTCAGCGCTTCCCGCAGCACTTCGCCGGAAAACGCATCGCCCCTGACGTTGACGGCCTCCAGTCCGTCGGCAGTCGCTGCCGCCGAGAAGGCCGCGGTGTTGTAAGCGCCCGCCGATGCGGTTCGACCGGACCTGGCCGGGCGTTGGAAGCCCACACCAAGCGTGTTCATCCCGTAGCCGAACGCCGCCACGATTCGCGTCGCCAGCCCGTAGCCGGACGAAGCGCCAAGGATGAGCGCGTTGCCGCCGGTCCAGCCGTCACGGGCGCGCCGGGCGCGGTCGATCTGCCGCTCGACATTGCGCGCGCAGCCGGTGGGATGGGCATTCGTGGCGATGAAGCCGCGAATGCGGGGAGAGACGAGCGGCTCACGCATCGCAGTTCGTCTCCGCCGTCCACTCGACCAGGCAGCCGCCCCAGCTCAACCCGCCGCCGAAGCCGACGAGAGCGACAAGATCACCGGCCCGGACACGGCCCGCCCGCACGGCGTGGTCGAGCGCCAGCGGAATGCTGGCGGTCGACGTGTTGCCGAGTGCGCCACGCAGTTGTAGAGGCGCTCCGGCGGCAGGCCGAGGTGCTTGGCGGCATGCTCCAGGATGCGGGCGTTGGCCTGGTGCGGGATCACCAGATCGATGGCCTCGACCGGCAGGCCGGCCGCCCGCGCCAGGCTGTGCGTGACGTCGACGACGATCCGGCTGGCGAAGCGGAAGACCTCGGGTCCGACCATCTGCAAAATGGGCGCCGGCGATGTCGGAACCGCGTGCGCCGCCTGCGGTGTGACCCCGATGGGCAAGTGAATGAGGCGGCCCTGCCGGCCATCGCTGCCGAGCGAGAACGTGAGGACGCCGCCCGGTCCGTCCCGCCGCTCGATCACGACGGCGCCCGCCCCGTCCCCAAACAGCACGCACATCGTCCGGTCCTGCCAGTCCACGACGCGCGTCATGATCTCGGCACCGATCACGAGCGCTCGGTCATGGTGTCCGCCGCTGATCAGGGCGGTTGCCACGGACATCGCATAGACGAAGCCGGTGCATGCGCTCTGGACGTCGAATGCGGTGGCCCGATCCGCTCGAGCGCCAGCTGAACGGCGCAAGCGGTGTTGGGCACCAGCGATGTGAACGTGTTGCTGGCGCAGATGATGAGGTCGATGTCCTCTGCGAACAGTCCGGCGCGCTGGAGAGCCGCGGCACCGGCCGCCGCCGCCAGCGCCTTCGGTGCGGTCGTCCTCCGCGGCGATGTGGCGCCGGACGATCCCGGTCCGGGTCTGAATCCATTCGTCCGTCGTGTTCACGAAGCACGCGACGTCGTCGTTCGTCAGCAGGCCGGGCGGCACGTGTGCGCCCCAGCCCGTGATGTGCACGTTCCGGGAGCTGACCTTGCGCATGTCGACGCCGCAGCGGCCCGGCCGCGTCACGCCGCCACGTCCCGGACCGCCGCGATGAGCTGCCGGCGCTCGGCGACGAGGTGGCCAGCGCCGGGTTGTCGTCGGGCGGCAGCCGGCGTATGCCCGCGGCCACCGATCCACGCACGAGCACGAGCGGCGAGCTGACCGCGGCGCCCGCGGCATCGCTGGTCCGTGCGATCGTGACGGTGCCGAAGATCCGGTTGTAGGCGCGCTCGTGTCGCGGCGCGAGGCTGAGCAGCGCCGTGTCGACGCCGAAGCCGCTGAAGACGGTGACGGTCGACCGCATGAGCTCGATGAGGACGGCATCGGTGGCGCGGTGGCCCGGCTCGGTGACGAGCCGCCAGCACGCGCCAATCACCGTCCCCTCGGCCCGAATTGCATCGACCGCCCCGCCGAACCGCTGCTCGGACGGCAGCCCGGCCGGCCCATCGAGCGTGATCGACACCGTGCCGACGATGGCGCCGGCCTCCTCAACCACGACGACCATGTTCTCGGGGCCGTGTCAATGTCGGTGTAGTGCCGCAAGCGGCCATCCGGCTGCGGCGCGCAGTAGCCGAGGGCAATGTAGGCGTCGTGCGTCAGGCGGTAGACGGCATCGAGGTCGGCGGTGGAGGTTGCAGGGCGGATGAGCATGGTTAGGTCCTCGTGTCTCCCGAGCGGAGCAGGCAACTAGACGTCGGCTGTGGACTTGATCCCTGTGTGCGCCCGATCCGCCGGCGCTCCCCCAGCTACCCGGCGCACGATCCCCTCGAACACGCCGTACGGCAGCCACCGCCGCAGCGCCGCCAGCACGACGGCGTCGCGGCCCACAAAGTACGCCGCCCGCGACCGCCGGCAGTCCAACACGCACCGGACCGCGGCAACGAACGCGGCGGCGTCGGCGTCGTGTGCGGCGCGGCCGTCCGCGCGGTTGACGGCGCGGCGCAGCGCCGGCCCGTAGACCGGGCTCGTCACATCGAGGCTGGCGACGGCTTTGCGGCGGAGTTCGCTGCGGTGGTTGCCGGGCTCGACGAGGCAGACATCGACGCCAGTCGGCGCAAGCTCGAAGCGCAGCGCCCGCGTCATCGCCCCCAACGCCGCTTTGGACGCGGCGTACGGCGCCAGGAACGGCGCCGGCACGTGGGCGCTGATCGATCCAACGTTGACGACACGGCCGCGCCCGCCGCAGGAGCGGCAGCAGCGCGCGCGTCACGGCCAGCGTGCCGAGGACGTTCACCTCGAACGCCTCGTGGACACGGTCGAGGTCGAGCTCTTCGAGCGGACCGGCCACGACGACGCCGGCGTTGTTCACCAGCGCATCGAGCGGCTGGTCGCCGATGATCGCATCGACGTCGCGCGCCAGTCGCGCCACCGCCGCCCGGTCCCGCACGTCGAGCACAATGGGCGTCACGCCGCCGCCTCCGTCGCGTTGCAGCCGCTCGGCGTCGGCCGCTGAGCGCACCGTGCCGATGACGGTATCGCCTGCAACGGCCAAGTCGAGCGCCAGGGCGCGACCGAGGCCGGACGATGCACCGGTGATCACGATGCAGCGCGGCCGGTCGGCGGCGTCGCTCACGGCCGCGCCCCAACGCCGGCTGCCGCGGCTGCGACGCCGACTGCATCGGGCACGACCAGACGCGCGGCGTCGGCGCTCGACAGTACGGTGTCCGGGAATCGGGCCTCGATTTGCCCGATGTGCGCGGGGTAGTCCAGTCGAAGCACACTTCCCGCCTCGACGTTCAATCCCGGCACCGGCATCGGCTCGGTAACTGCCTCCATCTTGAGCCGCTGGCGATAAAACGGAATGTGCCGGCGCTGCGCAGCCGAGACGACGTAGCGCACGCCATACGCAGCAGCGTTTGCATTGTGCGCGCGGAACAACCGCAGCACGTAGGTGGCGTATGACTCCGAACATCGTGGATCGACAGCGAGGCGCGATGACTCGACAACCGGGCCGGCGTCGGCGAGCCAGGGCAACTCCAGGGTGGGCCAGAAGTCGAACAAGAAAAGGTGATGACCCGGCTGCCCGTGCCGGTAGACGTTGCTGCGGACCGTGCCGACCAGACGGCCCCGGTCGCGGAGCATGTACGAGTACGCGAACGGCGAGTCGTCAAGTGCGTCGCGGACCTGCTCTGCGTCGTTGGGCGCCATGCCACCCACCGCCTGCCAGGCGCGGTAGCGCAGGTGGAACACTGCCTCGCGGTCGGCGGTGGTGAGGGCGGGCTCGAGCGTCAGGTGATCGTGGCTGCGGGGTCGGTGTCCATGGTCGGTTGGTCTCCCTGTAAGAACCTGCAAGAAGCCGAGGTTGGTGTGGGTCCGGCGGCCGGTGCGCCGGGACGGGCGATGCGGCTACACGGCCGCCTCAAACGCGTCGTCCGCCGCCGGATCGTCAGCGTGCGCGGTTCGAACGGGCCGGAGCGGCTTTCGGCCGACGATGAGGTCGCTCGCCCCGCGGAACGTCGTCTCGGCTTCGACGATCTCGAAGCCGCCGGCCAGGAACGCGGCGCGGAACGTCGCCGCGTCATGGCGCCAGTACGTACCGCCCTTGAAGGCATCGGCGATGCGCTGGTTGTGGCGAACGGCCGAGCGCGCGCGCCAGAACAGCCCGATGGCCGTGGCGACCCCGCTTGAGCGGCACGCTTCGCGGAAGACGTAGCGCGACCACTCGCGGACGTCGATCGGCGCGCCCGGATCGATCGCGAAGATCTGCCCGCCCGGCCTGAGCCAGCGGGAGCACTTCGCGATCACGGCGACAGGGTCGCGGAACGCATACAGAGAGTGGACCGCCGTGACGAGGGCGACGCTCTCGTCGGGGAGGTCGAACGCATCGACGTCGGCGGTGAGAATCTCAACGTTGCCGAGGCCGAGCGCCGTGCGCTTCGTGATCGCATGGGCATTCATAGCGTCGCTGGCGTCGACGTGGACCACGTGACACTTCGGCCACGCCTTGGCCGCCGCCAGCGAGTAGTTGCCGGTGCCGGCGCCGAGCTCGACGAGCGTGTCGCCTGCGCGCAGCTGCAGCGCCGCGAGGAATCGGCGGTAGCCGTCGACGAGCGCTCGATAGGCCGGGTTGTGCTCGGCCATGACGTCGTAGACGGCGGCGTACGAATGCCAATCGACATCGTCGTGGGGCGTCGAGCGGGCATACGGCAGGGTCGTGGCGGCCATCGCGGGCTCCTTGGGGCATGCGTTTGAGTGCGTTCGGCACGTAGGTGGTCGCGGCTGAACCGCAGGCTGCCGGGATGCGCCGGATGTGCGCAGACCCTGCCATGCCTCGGCCTCGACCTTCCACAGGGCAACGGGCTCCTCGACTTGCCTCGTCGCGCCAGCGTTGGAAGGCACACGGCACGCCAATGCTGAACAACCCATCGCCTTGTTCCATCACAGGCTACCCGGGTAGAATCGGCACCGCTACCGTGTTTCGGCAACAAATCGGCAACGGTCTGGAAGCGCCGCCGGATCAGCAGCGGCGCGGTATGCGCCCGATACCGAACTGGCGCACCTGCGGCAGGACCTCCAATCGGCCGCGCTGACCGCCTGGAATGGGCGCTCCTGCATTTCGAGGCATTATCGGGTCAACGTTGAGGGGTCACGGCATCGGGTTTCGCGTCGCCGCGTCGGGCCCGCAGCCGCCCTGCGACCGAGATGGCCCGACCGTGGCCGCGGAATGCGCAAAGGGCGCGCACCTCAGCGTATCAGCGTCGGAAATGGCTCCACTGAACGGTGCCCAAGGTGCTCGATGCGCTTCAATGTCTGGCGCGCGACGCCAACGGCTTCAGGAACGCTCACGGTCATGACGATCGGCTCGGGTGGGGTCTCGAAGTACGGCCGAAATGCCCTCGGTACGGCCGTGAGGTCGGGCTCGCCGGCCGGATGAACGTCGACGGGGATACCCATCCGATCAGAGCCCGATACAACCGAGGCTTGGCGCCAAAGATCGCATGTCGCAGCCTGAGATCCGCGTGCATGTGGAGTGCCAACCAGGAAATGATGGGAGCGAACAGCTGTCCTTCGCCGGTGAAACGCCCAACTTCGCCGGCCGAATGGGGATCGACTCCGGCCTGGGCAAGGCTGTAGCCGAAGACCGCCTCCGTCGGGAAACACGGACGGTTCGGGCTCGGCATGTACAAGCCGATCGTCCCGCAGAGCACGCCGTCCTTGCGGATGGCGTAAAAGCGATCCGGATGGCTGTCCGTGTGCTCCCCGATATAGCCCTTGCGCCGATAGGCGGTGCAGCAGAAGTCCATGGCCTCGTCGAGCAACCGCCCGGATGCCAGCTCGATCTCGTAGGGTCCCGCCTGCCCGTGGCTCATGGTCGCAACTCCTCGATCCGGTCCCATCGGCGATCGATCAGGACTCGTCGGGCCGCGGCTTGGTCGCCACGACGAGCTGGTTTTGGCCGGCATAGACAACCTCGACGCTCTCGGCATCGAAGCCCGCGCCGGCGATGAGGGCGCGCAT
Above is a window of Candidatus Avedoeria danica DNA encoding:
- a CDS encoding SDR family NAD(P)-dependent oxidoreductase; translation: MPAPFLAPYAASKAALGAMTRALRFELAPTGVDVCLVEPGNHRSELRRKAVASLDVTSPVYGPALRRAVNRADGRAAHDADAAAFVAAVRCVLDCRRSRAAYFVGRDAVVLAALRRWLPYGVFEGIVRRVAGGAPADRAHTGIKSTADV
- a CDS encoding methyltransferase domain-containing protein, with the translated sequence MAATTLPYARSTPHDDVDWHSYAAVYDVMAEHNPAYRALVDGYRRFLAALQLRAGDTLVELGAGTGNYSLAAAKAWPKCHVVHVDASDAMNAHAITKRTALGLGNVEILTADVDAFDLPDESVALVTAVHSLYAFRDPVAVIAKCSRWLRPGGQIFAIDPGAPIDVREWSRYVFREACRSSGVATAIGLFWRARSAVRHNQRIADAFKGGTYWRHDAATFRAAFLAGGFEIVEAETTFRGASDLIVGRKPLRPVRTAHADDPAADDAFEAAV
- a CDS encoding cytochrome c translates to MTRPTTIQPHRRPAARALAGALLVAALATACGVPMETEEAARLAREGAASTAAEAPADDAAPAASSGDAAHGKELFVTCAACHGPDAKGLPNLGKDITASAFVKDKTDDELVAFLKVGRDAGDPLNTTGVAMPPKGGNPVLVDADLLDLVAYMRELQGAK
- a CDS encoding PAS domain S-box protein, giving the protein MSVSRDNAPEAALRESEDRFQVLVDAAPVAILIVDDDGRIMLANAGAEAIFGYARSEVIGRPVEVLVPSAARAAHERHRAGYSTAPRARPMGIGIELEGLRRDGRTFPIEVGLSVAQAQGRTQVIAFITDITARKQAERAILDERSRLARDLHDAVTQSLFSASLIADVLPRLWERDAVEGRRRLEELRALTRGALAEMRILLLELRPGALTEVPLAELLRHVADASTNRTPIGLDLRVDGDGVLPPDVQIGLFRIVQEALNNVARHANARGVTIRLDQRAGHVELEVADDGVGFDPASVDASHLGLRIMRERAEAIGAAIVVDGRCGGSAGGSGTRVAVRWSVGDAGGDA